In the Candidatus Delongbacteria bacterium genome, GTGCATGAATTCCATCAGGCTCAGGTCCTGGGGACCGGCCAGCTGGGTGCCCTGATAGTTGAAGTTGGCGTACTGCAGGGCATCGTTGCCCGAGAGGCTGACGGTCGTGACGAGCGTCATCTGGCCCCACCAGGGATTGAAATCCGTGCCGGCCAGATTGGGAAATGAATTGCTGAACACCGAGGTCACGTCCTCCGGCAGGTGCCCCGTCGGGACCGGCGCGGGTTCGGGCAGGTCCTGTCCAAGGGCCACCACATAGAAGAAGGAGTTGACGCCGGCCACAGTCATGCTGGTGGCTTCAGGCCCCAGGGTGGCCAGCAGGGATCCGCTCCCGTAGGGATCGTGCATGCCGAAGACCTGATAGCCTTCCGCGCCGGCGATCGCATCCCAGGACAGGGTCAGAATGCCTCCCGCGGGAGTGTAGTCGATCTGCAGGACCGGGGCGTCCAGCGCGAGAGCGCTGCCCACCGACAGTGCCAGTCCAAGTGCAAGCAGTCTGGGTCTCATGATGTCTCCTTGAAGCGATGTGTGGATTGACTCGTCAACTGACAGCTGTGGATGTCTTCGTCCGGCCCATGGCTTCCGGCCACAGCAGCGGCTCCGGGTCGAAAGCAGACTTTGTACGCCTGCCGAACTAAGCCAACGATAACACTGGGCGCCCATTTTGTCAAGAAACTCTTTCGCTGTCGTGAAAGGTGTGCCCATGTCGGGAAAGCGCCGCGAAGATCGCCGCAAGAGGCGGGACTGGGGCCGGTCTCAGGCAATGGGTCGGCAGGGCGCGGCGGAGGGCCCGTTTCTCAGTCCAGCAGGATCTCGACCCGGCGCACATCCCGTGCGCGCACGGCCCGCGCCTCGGTGCCGGACAGGCGCTCGGCAGCGACCACCTGCACGCGGCCATCCGCATGATGCAGCGTCCAGCGACACGGGCGAACCGCGTTCACGCCGAAGGTATCACGGCGGCGCGGGTTGTGATAGGTCACCAGCACGGTCCCCAGAAACATGAAGCTGCAGCTGTCCACCGGCAGCGTCCATTCGTCCGGGCCCCGTCTCCCGGCTACTGTGATCACTCGTTCCTCGCGCGTGAACAGCCCCGCCTGCAGCACCGGTTCGAACACCAGCTGCAGCTCGTCCTCTGGGTCCAGCCGGAAGGGCTGTGCCCCCATCGTCAGCCAGCTGCAGATCTGGATGAACTCGGCCGTGGCTCCGCTCAACCGTGCGACGAAGCCCGCGCCATGCAGGGACGTGTCGGGATGGACGCTGCTGACCAGAAAGGATGAATTCTCGAGCACGCTGCGTCCGTAGACGGCGGGGTCGAAGAATGGCACGAAGACCTTGGGAAAGTGGCGGTAGAAGTCCTGATGAAGCTCGTTGCGCAGGAGTTCCAGCATGAACTTGTACTCCATGTGCAACCAGATCGATTCGTTCTCGAGCCAGCCACGACTGAAGACCCGGCAGCGGCCGATCTCCATCGATTCGCCCTCAAGGCTGGCATTGACCTTGAACATGCCCAGCGCCCCGTCGAAGAGATCGCTGTGCTCGATGGCCGCCAGCAGGCGCGCGGCGGTTTCCCGGCCAGGGCGGCAACGCAGCAGGTGGACCGGGCCTTCCAGGAACAGCGGCAGGGCCCGCGGCTTGAACCGTGTCACGCGCACGCAGGGCAGCCCGGCCCGGTTCAGGCAAGGCCGGCCCGCGTCGTCCAGCCGTGGGTCATGGCCCAGGGCCTCGTGCACGAAATAGGTTCGGGGAATGCCGTTCTCGTCCAGCGCATTCTCAAGTCCTGTTTCGAGCTTGTGCAGGGCGGACTGGAAGAAGGCCTGCAGCTCGCTCATCCCAAGCTCGCGCTCGTGTCCGCTCAGGCCATTCCGCACACGGTCGCGGTAGCTCTCCTTCAGGCTGGTGGCGCGGTCCCAGAAGGCCTCCGGGGCCAGTGAGTCCTTCAGCAGGCCGGCCAGATCCTGGAGGAAATCGGCCAGTTCCACGAAGAGGCGCACTGAGCCGGTGCGTCGGCCTTTCTGCGCGATCATCGGCTGCAGGAACTGGATGTGACGGCGGATTTCCAGAGCCTCGGACAGACTGGAGCCGAACAGCCCGGGCAGTCCGTTGAGCGCGTCATACCAGCCCGGCTTGCCGGCTTCCATCTCGACGCCCACGCCTGCGGGATCCAGCGAGGCCAGCTTGTTCGTGATCAGGCAAAGCATCGAGGCGAAGAGCGTCGTCAGGTAGACCTCGCCCGAGGCCGTGAGCACACGCTCGGCCGGATCCCCGTGCTGCGCCTCGCCTTCCGCCGAGGCGTCGTCACACAGCACCGGATCCAGCTGCCGCGGCTGGCCATTGTACAGCACGACCTTCTGGGCGCGTGGCAGTACCCGGTGGCGACTCTGGTGAAAGCTGAAGGTCCTGCGTTCGAAGAGCAGCTCGGGGAGCTGTTCGGGAAAGACCGCCTGGAAGTTCTCGAGCAGGTCCAGATTGTAGGTCCAGTGGTCGATCCAGTAGCCTTCGCCATGCTCGGACACATGCAGCGCATCACAGCTGGGCAGCAGCGCCGCCAGCAGGGCATCCCAGTCGTCGGACACGGCGCCCGCCTGCTGCAGGGCCAGCACCCAGTCGCCCGGGCTGACTCCCGCCCGCAAGAGCTCCGTGGCCCTGGACCAGAGAGCCTCGGGCAGGCGCTCACGCACGGTGGCGGGCAGCGGAAGGTCGGGCCGCAGGCGCAGGCGTGTCTCACCGATCACCAGCGGGTTGAAGCCATCGAGCTGGAGCAGCTGGTAGAAGTGTTCCACGTTGCCGCTGCCCAGATCGGGATTGAAGAAGAGATCGCTGCGCCGGTTCTGGTTCACGTCCCGGTAGTTTCCGTTGCCCTGCGAATAGGGTGTGGGCAGCAGCTGGAAGTCGTTGTAGTCCCGTTCCGGATCGCCGTGCTTGCGCGAGTACAGGTGCAGGGTCCCGCCAGCCTGTCCGGGCGCGACGCTGTGGACATGCCCTCCCCGCATCACATTGTCCAGGTAGTTCTGCGCCGCGTAACGATCGAGCAGGGGCTGCCCGCTGACCAGCAGTCCGGACTGGCAGAGTTCTCCGATCAGCGCGCGGTTGCGTTCCAGCTGTCCGTCCAGATAGCCGGGTGCCTCCAGACGCGGCAACAGAGCCGCGAGCTCCTGCATGCTGTGGGCATGGCCGATCAGCGAATCGAGTTCCAGTTCCTCCCCCGGGTCCAGGTGGCCGCTGAGAGGTGTCAGCGCGCAGGGCAGCCGGTTGCCGAAGATCTGGCCCCTGCTCAGCTCCATGCAGGGCAATTCCAGAAAGCGCTCCGGATAGGCGAAGTCCTCCCGGTTGCCGAAGACCCGCTCAGGGTCGACGATCGCCGGGCCCTGCACGGCATGGGGCGTGGCGTTCAGCCGGCTCAGGTAGAAGTGCCCTCCCTGGATCAGCCTTACATCGGGCCGATCGGCCGGCTCGACCTTGGCGCGGAAGAACGGGACTCGCTCGAGCACCTGCCCCGCTTCGACGAAGGCTTCGATGGTGCGGCGCATGTGCTGCATCACATGGTTGTCGACTCCGCAGGGCACGACCAGCGGCAGGCCATCCAGCGCTTCCAGCCGGAGCGGGGTGTCGCCCGTGTTGCGGATCCGCAGGCGGCGCAGCAGACCGGCAAAGGGCTCATCGGCCACCGTGGTGTACTCGACCGCCAGCTCCAGCCCCAGGCTGCGGTTCACCTCCTCGATGCCCAGTCCCCAGGGCCGGATCCGCATGCGCTGGTCACGGTCCAGCTCCCGGTCCGACAGCGCATCCTGGAAAGGTTCGAAGTAGCGTGACACGCCGCCTCGCTCCAGTTTCAGGAAGGTGCGGAAGCCCTGGCTGCCGACCAGCTGCCAGGCCCGGTTGGCGGGCAGAAACTCGAGGATCGACTGCTGCTTGTTGCGGATGCCCATGCTGGCCACGCCCTGCCCCCGGTTGACATAGAAGACCCACATGGGAATTCCCATCCGGCCGGCGATGCCCGGCAGAAAGCTGGAGAAAGGGCGTGCCGCGTGATAGCGCTCCACGACGAAATCCCCGTTGTCCTGCAGGCTGTAGGTGGCTGATGTGGTCAAGGAAGTTCTCCCGGAACAGAGGACGTACGCGCGAGGTCCGCGCCGGAGATGAAGAAGCCGGTGGTCCGCTGGACCACCGGCTTGTCGGGTTTGAGTCCGGGCTACTTCAGCAGCAGCATGCGGCGGCTCTGCTGTCCCTGGCCCGCGACGGAGAGGGTGCAGATGTACACGCCGGAGGCGACGGCCTCGCCACGGGCATCCAGACCATTCCACTCGCGCCGGTGGGTACCCGCCGCGAGCGCTCCGTCCGCCAGCGAGGTCACGAAGCGGCCCGTGATGTCATGGATCGTCAGCGAGACCGACCCGGCACGGTTGAGTTCGAAGGCGATCGAGGTGCCCGGATTGAAGGGATTGGGATGGTTCTGCGCCAGCGTGAAGGCCGCGGGACGCTCGGGCTGCGGCTCCACGGCCACCGTTCCCGCATGGAAGAGCACGTTGTCGATGTAGACGGTGTTGGGATCGCCACCGATCACGATCTGCGCCAGATGTCCGCGTGTCACCAGGCCGGTGAAGAGATCGAGCGGCAGGTCGAAGCTGATCCACTCTCCGCTGACCAGGGCCGGGGTGGTGCTGGACGTGAAGGACAGTTCGTATTCCACATCATCGCCGCCGCCATCCCAGACACCGTTGGCGCCAAAGTCCACCAGCTTGATGTTGAAGGTCGCGCCCGCCACCGGATCCGCCGTCCAGAAGTCCATGTGGAAATGGGTCATCTCGGTGGCGTCGATGGTCGAGGAGGTGAATTCGATGCCGGCATAGACCATGCTGGTATACTTCTTGACATTGTCTCCATCGATCTGGACCGTGGTCACGTCGGCCAGGTCCCAGACGGCCGACCAGGTGTCCACGGTCCCATTCGTGTATTCATCACTGAAGAGGGAGATCACGTCGGCGGCGGAAAACGTCGGTGCCGGGGCGGGTGTCTGGGGGCCGGGCACGATCAGCTGGGCCGAAAAGGTGATGTTGTCGAAGTAGACCACATTGTCCTGCTGGCGTCCGCTCAGATTGTAGTCCGGAAAGACGATGATCTGGTCGATGTTGACGGAGTTGGGGCTGTCCAGTCGCCCGGAAAAGTCGAACACCAGTTCTTCCCACTGGTTGACCAGGGTGTTGGCCAC is a window encoding:
- a CDS encoding T9SS type A sorting domain-containing protein; amino-acid sequence: MRLTTVLWLAIALVGLTQRGVLAQSAPIDFESGGHGADWTWAVFENSTNPPVTILDNPDPSGANTSATVAAFTALQAGQPWAGCESQHGNDIGTFSLNSSNCTVSIMVYKTEISNVGIKFATPAGAADVELLVANTLVNQWEELVFDFSGRLDSPNSVNIDQIIVFPDYNLSGRQQDNVVYFDNITFSAQLIVPGPQTPAPAPTFSAADVISLFSDEYTNGTVDTWSAVWDLADVTTVQIDGDNVKKYTSMVYAGIEFTSSTIDATEMTHFHMDFWTADPVAGATFNIKLVDFGANGVWDGGGDDVEYELSFTSSTTPALVSGEWISFDLPLDLFTGLVTRGHLAQIVIGGDPNTVYIDNVLFHAGTVAVEPQPERPAAFTLAQNHPNPFNPGTSIAFELNRAGSVSLTIHDITGRFVTSLADGALAAGTHRREWNGLDARGEAVASGVYICTLSVAGQGQQSRRMLLLK